A stretch of Caldalkalibacillus salinus DNA encodes these proteins:
- a CDS encoding MFS transporter — MESVANTTNQANEHVEWDQATKRKIVFLLCIILFFSVMNGTMFMIAVPDIQAHYQLLPSEVSWVVTGYIILYAVGALIYGKLADIYPLKKLIVIGLILFSTGSILGFLAPNYVTVVAARMVQATGAAAIPALGFIIPSRYFPNEKGRVLGVISSTMAFASGIGPVMGGFIVGVLSWQYLFLVSVLVLVTVPFFQKWMPDEEKKVGKVDMPGAGLIAAGVTTLILFITTFQWEYLLLSLIFFVLFAWQIRRSDDPFIRPDVFTNVPFRTTILAGFLGIFAMFSMMFMLPLFLSEVNHLDAMHIGFVLFPGAMGAALIGRLAGRLTDQYGSRRIVYLALGLMVTGFFLLSTFAGTPPWLVSIVLIVSYIAFPFLQTSTANLLSTVLPKERIGIGMGIYNLCNFMSGAFAGAIIGKMLDLNQTKMLLNPIAQADGVAMIYSNIFVGLVMLTVLNGAYFYLVFRKIDV; from the coding sequence ATGGAATCAGTGGCAAACACAACGAATCAAGCGAACGAACACGTAGAATGGGACCAGGCAACAAAAAGAAAAATTGTCTTTTTACTATGTATTATCCTTTTCTTTTCTGTGATGAACGGCACCATGTTTATGATTGCAGTACCTGATATACAAGCTCACTACCAATTGTTACCGTCCGAGGTGAGTTGGGTTGTGACTGGGTATATTATTTTATATGCCGTCGGTGCGTTGATATATGGAAAATTGGCGGATATCTACCCCCTAAAAAAATTAATCGTCATAGGCCTCATTTTATTCTCAACAGGGTCTATACTAGGATTTCTAGCACCGAATTATGTGACGGTGGTCGCGGCTCGCATGGTACAGGCAACTGGAGCAGCGGCTATCCCTGCCTTAGGGTTTATCATACCATCACGCTACTTCCCTAATGAAAAGGGTCGTGTCTTAGGCGTTATTTCATCAACAATGGCTTTCGCATCGGGAATAGGTCCTGTTATGGGCGGGTTTATAGTCGGTGTCTTGAGCTGGCAGTACTTATTTCTTGTATCCGTGCTTGTGCTTGTGACGGTGCCCTTTTTTCAGAAATGGATGCCTGACGAAGAGAAAAAGGTTGGCAAAGTTGATATGCCAGGGGCTGGGCTCATAGCGGCAGGTGTCACTACTTTAATATTGTTTATCACTACGTTTCAGTGGGAATACTTACTATTAAGTCTCATATTTTTTGTGTTATTTGCTTGGCAGATACGTCGCAGTGACGATCCATTTATCCGTCCAGATGTGTTCACTAATGTTCCTTTTCGCACCACAATATTAGCCGGGTTTTTAGGTATTTTTGCTATGTTTAGTATGATGTTTATGTTGCCCTTATTCTTAAGTGAGGTGAATCACCTAGATGCGATGCATATCGGTTTCGTTCTATTTCCAGGTGCAATGGGAGCTGCCCTGATAGGGAGGCTCGCTGGACGTTTAACGGACCAATACGGTAGCCGACGCATCGTTTATCTTGCCCTGGGGTTGATGGTAACCGGATTTTTCCTACTATCTACGTTTGCCGGGACTCCCCCTTGGCTGGTAAGTATTGTGTTAATCGTAAGTTATATCGCTTTCCCTTTTCTTCAGACATCGACAGCCAACCTGCTGTCAACGGTATTGCCAAAGGAAAGAATAGGCATTGGTATGGGTATTTATAATTTATGTAACTTCATGTCCGGTGCGTTTGCTGGTGCGATCATAGGGAAAATGCTAGACCTGAATCAGACGAAGATGCTATTGAACCCTATAGCACAAGCAGACGGCGTGGCCATGATATATAGTAATATCTTTGTGGGCTTAGTCATGCTCACTGTGCTCAATGGTGCTTACTTTTATCTCGTTTTTCGGAAGATAGACGTGTAG
- a CDS encoding MBL fold metallo-hydrolase encodes MSLRYSVLASGSTGNATFVCTDKVKVLVDAGLTGKQLEKLLQQIGEGAENLDAILVTHEHSDHVKGLGVLARRYHIPIYANSKTWTEIDRLCGQIETEQKFQFERDKVIKLEDLEILSYGVSHDAIEPMAFCFHYQGKKLSLSTDMGYVSEKIKDTLQDSDVLIFESNHDVEMLRMCRYPWNTKRRILGDTGHLSNEAAGEALVDIISDRTRKVYLAHLSKDNNMIDLARMTVQQTLEHHDIGVGHGLTLHDTFPDKPTKLTAV; translated from the coding sequence ATGAGTTTACGTTATTCCGTCTTAGCCAGTGGAAGTACAGGGAATGCCACATTCGTGTGTACAGACAAAGTGAAGGTGCTTGTGGATGCCGGTTTGACCGGTAAACAGTTGGAAAAGCTATTACAGCAAATAGGCGAAGGGGCTGAGAACCTTGACGCCATTTTAGTGACACACGAGCATTCTGATCATGTCAAAGGCTTAGGCGTTCTAGCCAGACGATATCATATACCGATTTATGCCAACTCAAAGACCTGGACTGAGATTGACAGGCTTTGTGGCCAAATCGAGACGGAGCAAAAGTTTCAATTTGAACGGGACAAAGTTATAAAATTAGAGGATTTGGAGATCCTTTCCTATGGAGTATCTCATGATGCGATAGAGCCTATGGCTTTTTGTTTTCACTACCAGGGGAAGAAGTTAAGCTTATCTACAGATATGGGCTACGTGAGCGAAAAGATTAAGGATACCTTACAAGACTCAGATGTATTGATTTTTGAATCCAATCACGATGTTGAGATGCTTAGAATGTGCCGGTACCCATGGAATACTAAGCGTCGAATACTAGGTGATACAGGTCACTTGTCAAACGAGGCAGCGGGAGAAGCACTCGTTGATATCATCTCCGATCGAACGCGTAAAGTTTACTTGGCACATTTGAGTAAGGATAATAACATGATTGACCTGGCCAGAATGACCGTACAACAGACTTTAGAGCATCATGATATCGGTGTGGGACACGGGTTAACGTTACATGATACTTTTCCGGACAAACCGACCAAGCTAACAGCCGTTTAA
- a CDS encoding S1C family serine protease, protein MGYYDEEREPSTSTGSHPELKRDLRQKNQRPWLQMLVSSIIGGLIVAVLVPGLATLNLLPYDVVPKNESTTSSETTQVNQAVAQQQTLEYKVEYDVIDAVEGVSDAIVGVVNIQEGTNFFSRSVQDVERGTGSGVIFAKEDDRAHIVTNYHVIEGAQRVEVSLANGERVDAQLKGADPLTDLAVLEIDGTHVDTVAEFGDSDSIRPGEPAIAIGNPLGLEFSRTVTQGIISARERSVEVSQDWEVNVIQTDAAINPGNSGGALINIQGQVIGINSLKIAQSGVEGLGFALPSNDVIPIIEDLVAHGEVQRPYMGVSIIDLTDVDSRHWTETLKLPGDINQGVVIRGTEAMSPADQAGFQELDVIVEINGEPIHNSMELRKFLFNKASIGETIEVKVYRGGLPEVVEVTLEASES, encoded by the coding sequence ATGGGATATTATGACGAAGAAAGAGAACCATCCACTTCAACTGGTTCTCATCCTGAATTGAAACGTGATTTGCGTCAAAAAAACCAAAGGCCCTGGCTTCAAATGTTAGTATCGTCCATCATTGGCGGTCTAATCGTCGCTGTCTTGGTACCTGGGTTAGCCACGTTAAACCTTTTACCTTACGATGTTGTACCCAAAAATGAGTCCACAACATCCTCTGAAACGACACAAGTGAATCAAGCCGTTGCTCAGCAACAGACGTTAGAATACAAAGTTGAATATGATGTCATCGATGCTGTAGAAGGGGTTTCCGATGCGATCGTTGGTGTCGTTAACATTCAGGAAGGGACGAATTTCTTCTCTCGTAGTGTACAGGATGTAGAGCGTGGAACAGGATCAGGTGTCATTTTCGCCAAGGAAGACGACAGAGCCCATATTGTTACCAATTACCATGTCATCGAGGGAGCACAGCGTGTTGAGGTATCCCTTGCCAACGGAGAACGTGTTGATGCTCAATTAAAGGGCGCTGATCCCCTTACAGACTTAGCCGTACTTGAAATTGATGGCACACATGTGGATACGGTAGCAGAGTTTGGTGACTCCGATTCGATACGTCCAGGAGAGCCTGCCATCGCAATCGGGAACCCGCTAGGATTAGAATTTTCACGTACCGTTACTCAAGGTATTATAAGTGCTAGGGAACGTTCGGTAGAGGTATCACAAGATTGGGAGGTTAATGTCATCCAAACGGATGCCGCTATTAACCCTGGTAACAGTGGGGGCGCATTAATCAACATACAAGGGCAGGTCATTGGCATCAATAGCTTAAAAATTGCGCAATCAGGTGTCGAGGGACTGGGTTTTGCGCTTCCAAGTAATGACGTCATTCCTATCATTGAAGACTTAGTGGCTCACGGAGAAGTTCAGCGACCCTATATGGGGGTTAGCATCATTGATCTAACAGATGTCGACAGCCGCCATTGGACGGAAACCCTTAAGCTACCGGGGGACATTAACCAGGGTGTTGTGATTAGAGGGACTGAAGCCATGTCTCCAGCTGATCAAGCCGGTTTTCAAGAACTTGATGTCATCGTTGAAATTAACGGAGAACCGATTCATAACTCAATGGAGTTACGCAAGTTCTTATTTAATAAAGCTTCTATTGGAGAAACCATCGAGGTGAAAGTATATCGGGGTGGTTTACCTGAAGTTGTCGAAGTCACACTAGAAGCATCTGAATCTTAA
- the yycF gene encoding response regulator YycF, which produces MGNKILVVDDEKPIADILQFSLKKEGYDVFCAFDGEEAVQLTYQEQPDLILLDIMLPKLDGMEVCRAVRDKLNVPIIMLTAKDSEVDKVLGLELGADDYVTKPFSTRELMARVKANLRRTRHPQGETESHENVKIGDIRIQPESYTVYKNEKPIDLTHREFELLLYMAKHANHVLTREHLLQQVWGFDYYGDARTVDVTVRRLREKVEDDPSQPVYILTRRGVGYSLVRGTTGL; this is translated from the coding sequence ATGGGGAACAAGATCCTAGTCGTTGACGATGAAAAACCGATTGCTGACATATTACAATTTAGCTTAAAGAAAGAAGGATATGACGTTTTTTGTGCCTTTGATGGAGAAGAGGCAGTTCAATTAACGTATCAAGAGCAACCTGATCTTATATTACTAGATATTATGCTACCAAAGTTAGACGGTATGGAAGTGTGTCGTGCCGTACGAGATAAGCTTAATGTCCCAATCATTATGCTCACGGCAAAAGACTCCGAAGTTGATAAGGTACTAGGTTTAGAATTAGGGGCTGATGATTATGTCACAAAGCCTTTTAGTACACGCGAGCTAATGGCCCGAGTCAAGGCAAATTTAAGACGTACACGCCACCCTCAAGGCGAAACAGAGAGTCATGAGAATGTTAAAATAGGGGATATACGAATCCAACCTGAATCTTACACCGTATATAAAAATGAAAAGCCTATAGATCTCACGCATCGCGAATTTGAACTACTGTTGTATATGGCTAAACATGCTAACCATGTGTTGACAAGAGAACATCTTTTACAGCAAGTATGGGGCTTTGATTACTATGGAGACGCCCGCACCGTGGATGTTACTGTAAGGCGATTGAGAGAAAAGGTGGAGGATGATCCGAGTCAACCGGTGTATATTTTGACGAGGAGAGGCGTTGGATACTCCCTAGTACGAGGCACTACAGGCTTATGA
- a CDS encoding CxxH/CxxC protein: MFVCCIEHLELAIDQFVDEYEDAPDIYKLDEVRFTAWETPARCEFCDKPPQFLVV, encoded by the coding sequence ATGTTCGTATGTTGTATAGAACACCTAGAATTAGCAATAGACCAATTTGTAGATGAGTACGAGGATGCCCCTGATATTTATAAGCTGGATGAAGTCCGCTTCACTGCGTGGGAAACGCCGGCGAGGTGTGAATTTTGTGATAAACCCCCTCAGTTTTTGGTCGTATAG
- a CDS encoding two-component system regulatory protein YycI, with product MDWSRTKTILIAAFLVLNIFLGYQLWEKKTRVMELAYLNEGSIEEVLSLRDIETEIELTSEPLDMPQLNATVLTHELLEIKGNEGQQIHVQKDQLTASFTDTIDIFDPFDEDAFEEDILSTVTYGDQYVYDHTNHQSIEYVQYYNDFPIFLGTLSFNMESGGPTVVTGYEQVYYHVVNSGTEQTVLPLFHSIRTLLDNQVIPPFSTIKEAQLGYYSQVHEGENQVLTPVWRIIIEVNDQRMQAFVNAYTGAIESDFMQQ from the coding sequence ATGGATTGGAGTAGAACGAAAACGATTCTAATCGCTGCCTTCCTTGTCCTCAACATTTTCCTAGGTTATCAGTTATGGGAAAAGAAAACACGTGTGATGGAGCTTGCCTATCTGAATGAAGGATCGATAGAGGAGGTTTTGAGTCTTCGCGACATCGAAACGGAAATAGAATTAACGAGTGAGCCTTTGGATATGCCCCAGCTCAATGCAACGGTCCTCACACATGAGCTACTTGAGATTAAGGGGAACGAGGGGCAGCAGATTCACGTGCAAAAGGACCAACTTACTGCTTCCTTTACGGATACTATTGATATCTTTGATCCTTTTGACGAGGACGCGTTTGAAGAGGATATCCTGTCTACTGTCACTTATGGCGACCAATACGTCTATGATCACACCAATCATCAAAGCATAGAGTATGTTCAATATTATAATGATTTTCCCATTTTCCTAGGGACGCTATCTTTTAATATGGAGAGTGGCGGTCCTACGGTTGTGACAGGGTATGAACAAGTCTATTATCACGTTGTGAACTCTGGGACAGAACAAACCGTATTACCTCTGTTTCACAGCATTCGGACGCTCCTCGATAACCAGGTTATCCCTCCTTTTTCCACGATAAAGGAGGCGCAGCTGGGTTATTACAGCCAGGTCCATGAAGGAGAAAACCAAGTGCTAACACCTGTGTGGCGTATTATTATTGAAGTCAACGACCAACGCATGCAGGCATTCGTTAACGCCTATACAGGGGCTATAGAGTCTGATTTTATGCAACAGTAA
- a CDS encoding CBO0543 family protein has product MDKAYIELRSIEMHQEMVQHSREVYDFWVNNILWTWQWWVGVCLTVIPWVVWLLLRKKDSTHRVLFAVTVVAFIAVCIDVVAVSHGLWRYSYEVLPIIPAFLPWYVSLIPVFIAFLLQIRPEVNPVVKGIICGVGGSMIAEPLFEWLGFYQTVHWEHIYSFPLYFIAYVLAHFISRRQSFESLDDHV; this is encoded by the coding sequence ATGGATAAAGCATACATTGAATTAAGATCAATTGAAATGCATCAGGAAATGGTCCAGCACAGTCGAGAGGTATATGATTTTTGGGTCAACAACATTCTTTGGACTTGGCAATGGTGGGTAGGGGTATGTTTAACGGTTATACCATGGGTAGTATGGCTCTTACTTAGAAAAAAGGACAGTACACACCGTGTCCTCTTTGCTGTTACAGTAGTGGCGTTTATAGCGGTGTGTATTGATGTGGTTGCTGTATCGCATGGTCTTTGGCGGTATTCCTATGAGGTCTTACCCATAATACCCGCTTTTTTACCTTGGTATGTTTCTCTCATTCCTGTATTTATCGCCTTCTTACTTCAAATAAGGCCTGAAGTTAACCCAGTTGTTAAGGGGATAATATGTGGTGTTGGGGGGTCAATGATAGCCGAGCCATTATTTGAGTGGCTGGGCTTTTATCAAACGGTCCATTGGGAGCATATTTACTCTTTTCCCCTCTATTTTATTGCCTATGTGCTCGCCCATTTTATTAGTAGGAGGCAGTCGTTTGAAAGCCTCGATGACCACGTTTAA
- a CDS encoding YycH family regulatory protein yields the protein MIKERIKTGLLTLLVLLSIFLTWQIWTYQPDYDYLLPPEDVVHQGLADKRELSEVVKPSQLAYHFGENHHAVAYPDMFQYSVIHSQIKHWEFYGFREVEHAQGDQLKNMATRYQGLGLSFATSIPASILSEMIHMNLDNSDMSSIDHVLLYSNPITTEVFALFTSYEEQKMFRANTNISVSELNHYLTLGENLGRYELVTLGPAEDIHPVSYVPLSPINVTEYRYFYQRISPEPMISYLFLDRALVRQMEDRTGDYFYTDGTRGLQIHRDELSMYYLHPVTDTSSLPAPLNSAIQRSIQFVNQHSGWDETYHLYDYQPFPFRAEANVEFRRYIGSFPVLPHDSQDMDLNSIKLEWQQDRIAGYYRSLFTLDRVMEQMDRELPSGVALLTHLREAHHVQREDIQNMFIAYLCDINDQFISYKPYWVVELVDGDTQFYDQIPSSEEVAPDGLE from the coding sequence ATGATAAAAGAACGAATAAAAACAGGTCTTTTAACTTTATTAGTGCTTTTGAGTATTTTTTTGACGTGGCAAATTTGGACATACCAACCAGACTATGATTACCTTTTACCGCCTGAGGACGTGGTTCATCAAGGATTGGCAGATAAGCGGGAACTAAGTGAAGTGGTCAAACCTAGTCAATTGGCTTACCATTTCGGTGAAAATCATCACGCTGTTGCTTATCCTGATATGTTTCAGTACTCTGTGATTCACAGTCAAATTAAGCATTGGGAGTTTTATGGTTTCCGGGAGGTCGAACACGCCCAAGGGGACCAGTTGAAAAATATGGCCACTCGTTATCAAGGGCTAGGGTTATCCTTTGCTACCAGTATTCCGGCGAGTATTTTATCGGAAATGATTCATATGAATTTGGATAATAGTGATATGTCCAGTATAGATCACGTATTGCTTTACAGTAATCCGATCACCACAGAGGTTTTTGCTCTATTTACGTCATATGAGGAACAAAAGATGTTTCGGGCGAACACAAATATCAGTGTGTCGGAGTTGAATCATTATCTTACTTTGGGGGAAAATTTAGGTCGATATGAGCTCGTAACGCTCGGTCCAGCTGAAGACATTCACCCTGTAAGCTACGTACCATTGTCGCCAATCAACGTGACGGAGTATCGTTACTTTTATCAGAGGATATCTCCAGAGCCCATGATCTCTTACCTCTTTTTAGACCGTGCACTTGTAAGACAGATGGAAGACCGTACAGGCGACTATTTCTATACGGATGGGACGAGAGGTCTACAGATACATAGGGACGAGCTAAGTATGTATTACTTACACCCTGTGACAGATACGTCATCGTTACCAGCTCCTCTCAATTCAGCTATACAACGAAGTATCCAATTTGTGAATCAACATAGTGGCTGGGACGAAACCTATCATCTCTATGACTATCAACCATTTCCATTTAGGGCTGAAGCCAATGTAGAATTCAGGAGGTATATAGGAAGCTTTCCTGTGTTGCCTCACGACAGTCAGGATATGGACCTCAATTCTATCAAATTGGAGTGGCAACAGGATCGCATCGCAGGGTACTATCGTTCTTTGTTTACCTTAGATAGAGTCATGGAACAAATGGATAGGGAGCTTCCTTCAGGCGTAGCGTTACTGACACACCTAAGAGAAGCCCATCATGTCCAACGTGAAGATATACAAAATATGTTTATTGCGTACTTGTGTGACATCAACGATCAATTTATCAGCTATAAACCTTACTGGGTTGTAGAGCTTGTCGATGGGGATACGCAATTTTACGATCAAATTCCATCTTCAGAGGAGGTGGCGCCTGATGGATTGGAGTAG
- a CDS encoding methyltransferase domain-containing protein, with product MAQHPVAFFDRYNAFYQTSSIGATKSRLNHRYQALIAHNQAIIKDKSILDLASHDGRWSFAALKNGATQVIGIEGRDHLVQKTNENMRRYGIAQQKYRFIAGDIFEEMNHVKPNTVDTVFCFGFYYHTMHHMALLLKIKALNPQHLILDTHISPSQQPIIKLKWEDSSGEGAAIDNTPTGNKRVVIGHPSRSAIEMMLRDTGFSFQYFDWSTRQIKDCPQLQDYSSGQRVTLICKNLAYSGS from the coding sequence GTGGCTCAGCATCCTGTGGCATTTTTTGATCGATATAACGCCTTTTATCAGACGAGCAGTATAGGCGCGACTAAAAGTCGGCTAAATCATCGCTACCAAGCACTGATTGCTCACAATCAAGCCATTATTAAGGACAAGAGTATACTTGATTTAGCCAGTCATGATGGGCGGTGGAGCTTTGCTGCACTTAAGAATGGCGCGACACAAGTTATCGGCATTGAAGGACGGGACCATCTTGTCCAAAAAACGAATGAAAATATGAGAAGGTACGGTATCGCGCAGCAAAAGTACCGGTTTATAGCAGGTGATATCTTTGAAGAAATGAACCATGTCAAACCGAATACCGTTGATACAGTGTTCTGTTTCGGTTTTTACTATCATACGATGCATCACATGGCCCTTTTATTGAAAATTAAGGCCTTAAATCCTCAACATTTGATATTAGATACTCACATTAGCCCATCCCAACAACCAATTATTAAGCTCAAGTGGGAGGATTCGAGTGGAGAAGGTGCAGCGATTGATAACACCCCAACGGGAAACAAACGCGTTGTTATAGGCCATCCAAGTCGTTCTGCCATAGAAATGATGTTAAGAGATACCGGATTTAGTTTTCAATACTTTGATTGGTCTACACGACAAATAAAGGATTGCCCACAACTTCAAGACTACAGTTCGGGGCAACGGGTAACACTCATATGTAAGAATCTTGCTTATAGTGGTTCTTAG
- the walK gene encoding cell wall metabolism sensor histidine kinase WalK, which yields MKKPLSQRFTFYKSIHWRIIVIYTLLILMAMQVISAYFMKSLETHYVNNFTKMIEQQASLFAYSIQGHFIERMDTTSEGTDEDNIHLMMDQIFSTPNIDVQVLDQNGIVIATSDQQGTLGQRNTQREVMRALSGTRDDDIRVNPNNGHRTRILTLPVKVADGVVGAVYVMASMEEVYQTVQDINKILVTGTTIALVLTAALGVTLARTITSPLKEMTRQATSMADGDFSRKVNIYGQDEIGQLAHAFNDLSHRLSKALNENEEERSKLASILFHMSDGVIATDHEGRIMLINPTALGMLEVKEEEVSGLYLSDILPLPEAFYQPQKFSHRPYIVEVGTKKEKKQLLQVNMSVLQKEGEPFQGVIVVLLDVTQQEKLERERKDFVANVSHELRTPLTTVKSYLEALEDGVIEDPELAPKFVQVTHTETDRMIRLVNDLLQLSKMDAQEQLGAGQAINVTQLLDEVIDRFSVALSQRRLSADLHLNQKILVEGDRDQMIQVFDNIISNAIKYSNPEGDIKVYAQDEGETVLLQVIDQGVGIPQEDIKHLFKRFYRVDKARSREMGGTGLGLSIAKDIIEVHGGEIWIDSELGQGTTVFIRLPVAHRHTQGRDLA from the coding sequence ATGAAGAAACCCCTAAGTCAGCGGTTCACTTTTTATAAGAGTATCCACTGGAGAATTATCGTTATCTATACACTCCTTATCCTTATGGCGATGCAAGTCATTAGTGCGTACTTCATGAAGTCACTAGAAACGCATTATGTCAATAACTTCACAAAGATGATCGAACAACAAGCAAGCTTATTCGCTTACAGCATACAGGGTCATTTTATTGAGAGAATGGATACAACATCAGAGGGGACGGATGAAGACAATATTCATCTGATGATGGATCAGATCTTCTCAACGCCAAATATTGATGTGCAGGTTTTAGACCAGAACGGTATTGTCATCGCAACGTCTGATCAGCAAGGCACACTTGGACAGAGAAATACACAAAGAGAAGTGATGCGTGCTCTTTCAGGCACGCGAGATGATGACATTAGAGTGAATCCAAACAATGGACATCGTACTAGAATACTGACCCTGCCCGTTAAGGTTGCAGATGGTGTGGTAGGTGCAGTCTACGTCATGGCCTCAATGGAAGAGGTTTATCAGACAGTACAGGACATTAATAAAATTCTAGTGACCGGTACAACCATTGCGTTAGTGCTGACTGCCGCATTAGGTGTGACTTTAGCTCGAACCATCACCTCCCCCCTAAAAGAAATGACCAGACAAGCAACCTCTATGGCAGATGGGGATTTTTCTCGGAAGGTTAATATTTATGGCCAGGATGAGATAGGGCAGCTCGCTCATGCGTTTAATGATTTATCTCATCGCTTAAGTAAAGCCCTCAATGAGAACGAGGAAGAACGGAGTAAATTGGCTTCAATATTATTTCATATGAGTGATGGTGTGATTGCGACGGACCATGAAGGGAGAATCATGCTGATCAATCCCACTGCACTGGGCATGTTAGAGGTGAAAGAGGAAGAAGTGTCAGGGCTTTATTTAAGTGATATTCTTCCGTTACCTGAAGCTTTTTATCAGCCTCAAAAGTTTTCACATAGACCTTATATTGTTGAAGTGGGGACAAAAAAAGAGAAAAAGCAGCTCCTGCAAGTGAACATGTCCGTCTTACAAAAAGAAGGAGAGCCTTTTCAAGGCGTGATTGTTGTCTTACTTGATGTGACCCAACAAGAGAAGCTAGAACGGGAGAGAAAGGATTTCGTAGCCAATGTGTCCCATGAATTAAGAACGCCGCTTACGACGGTAAAAAGCTACCTTGAAGCCCTAGAGGATGGCGTGATAGAAGACCCGGAACTAGCGCCGAAGTTTGTACAAGTCACCCATACGGAAACGGATAGAATGATTCGTTTGGTCAACGACCTTTTACAATTATCTAAAATGGACGCCCAAGAACAATTGGGTGCGGGTCAAGCCATCAACGTGACGCAACTACTCGACGAAGTCATTGACCGTTTTTCCGTTGCATTAAGTCAAAGACGTCTATCAGCAGATCTCCACTTAAACCAAAAGATACTGGTTGAGGGCGATCGTGACCAAATGATTCAAGTATTTGATAACATCATTTCAAATGCGATTAAGTACTCCAACCCTGAAGGGGACATTAAGGTTTATGCCCAAGACGAAGGTGAGACGGTTCTATTACAAGTCATTGACCAGGGTGTGGGCATCCCACAAGAGGATATCAAACATTTGTTCAAGCGCTTCTACAGGGTGGATAAAGCTAGGTCTAGAGAAATGGGAGGAACGGGATTAGGTCTCTCCATCGCAAAGGATATCATTGAGGTACACGGAGGAGAGATCTGGATCGATAGTGAACTAGGTCAAGGAACGACTGTCTTCATACGCCTACCTGTGGCACATAGGCATACGCAAGGGCGTGATCTAGCATGA
- the rlmH gene encoding 23S rRNA (pseudouridine(1915)-N(3))-methyltransferase RlmH, with protein sequence MNISVISVGKIKEKYLKLGIAEFEKRLTAYCKTQIMEVADEQAPEQLSEKEVQQVKHKEGQRILQHIKPDYHVIALDMRGKMLSSEQLAEELDRLPTYGKSHICFVIGGSNGLSEDVLRRANMTLSFSKMTFPHQLMKLILLEQVYRTFRIVRGEPYHK encoded by the coding sequence ATGAATATATCGGTGATAAGTGTAGGGAAAATAAAGGAAAAGTACTTAAAACTGGGAATAGCGGAGTTTGAAAAAAGATTGACCGCTTACTGTAAGACTCAAATAATGGAGGTCGCCGATGAACAAGCACCAGAACAATTGAGTGAAAAAGAAGTGCAGCAAGTGAAGCACAAAGAAGGGCAGAGAATCCTGCAACATATTAAGCCTGATTATCATGTTATAGCACTGGATATGCGAGGTAAAATGCTATCGTCGGAGCAATTAGCAGAGGAGCTAGACCGACTGCCCACCTACGGCAAAAGCCACATTTGCTTTGTGATTGGCGGGTCGAATGGATTATCTGAAGATGTGTTAAGGCGAGCGAACATGACCCTTTCTTTTTCCAAGATGACATTCCCGCACCAGTTAATGAAGTTAATACTGTTGGAACAAGTGTATCGTACGTTTAGGATTGTGAGAGGTGAGCCGTACCATAAATAG